One Vespula vulgaris chromosome 7, iyVesVulg1.1, whole genome shotgun sequence genomic window, aaataatgagtaagtatatgtataaggGGTTGGACGAAAAGTACTCGAATTAAAGTACTCGTGTAATATTCACGGATTTACATTTAACTCTTGCGCCGAAGGGTTCTAATTtacagagataaagaaagaacaagacgatagggggaaagagagaaagatagaaaaagagagaggtaattttcataaacgacgtgctatattataaaagatcgaaagaaggTTGAACGCGGAGAACGTGCCGGAATCTCGTTAACTCTCGTTATTACATTGTTCCTCGAGAATAACTTCTCTATTACTTACTAACGAGTTAACAATTAGCGCGAGATAGAGGGATGGGATGGGGTAGGGTGGTTGTGtcggtgatggtgatggtaggTTGGGAGGGGATGATGAAGGTGGGGGTGGGTCAGGGGGAGgaaggagggagaagaaggaggatagCGAGGCTTAATAAGACGATATTAGCGAGGAACATAGCGTTTTAATTTACTACGATGAGCGAACTTCTGCAATTTGTCGCAATTAATCGTAATACTCTTCTCCTCGTGTCTACTCTTCGGCGTCTTCAGGTTCAAGAAATACCGATACGAAGATAGAAGATATTACGAAGATGGCGTCACGCCCTTCTTGAGCTTCCATCCCGACGAAACGGGCAAGGTTTTCTACCCGAATGGTCGGACAGCCGTAAAAATTCACAAGCCGGAAAATCGAGAATGTAATTGATCGTCGACTTCCGGTAcaattcgtatatttttatcgtgcTAATATCTTCgccacatatatattttccttgcgatagtttttttcttgtcttgcttgttttttctttttctttttaactgaACGGATCCGCATGAATATAGGGTGTTTTTTGAAATGATTTTAAGATAatgatttacaaatatatctcATACATTCAATACCTCTGTATGTTCTATTCGGAATAGTCTACATGTTactatgaaaagaaaaaattttgtttcgtttttcatttcgaaagaaaaataattctttcgatACTTTTTTATCCTCCAAAAGTATTTCccttatatttgaaattttagatTAGTATTAGATACGAAACggtctttaaaaatatacgtaatttaataaatttcaagatGACATGTATACTGTATTCACGCCAGGAGGCAAGGACATTGTGGGTATCACGAGGAAGCCGCAAATAATTGCCGTTTTCGACAGTCTCTGCAACGGTGTTATCCTTGACGAAAATGGCATCACGAGGTTTGTGtcacgagaaaaaagaatagaaaacaaaaaaaaaagtaggaaaacggaaaaaataaaaatatagataaaaaacgagaaaagatgaagaagaaggacgaacgaattttttaattttgaaccAACggcttttttaattacattctgTATCCCTCTTTCTTGATTATTTCCACAGACTTTCTTATAATCAGATCGGGGGTATTTGGAGGGATAATCCTGGCGGATTGCCCTTTCTATGGACCTGGAGTAGCAATGTCGAGGAACCGATCATTGAAAACGTATATTCGGTtagtatatacttacatatataatatattacatggATTGAATCACCTTACATAATAAATGTCGATAATAATTGAACGTAATATTGGATCCGATGATGTAGAATACCGTActtattgaataaattataataattgtctTGACCTATCGtacaattttgtttataaataaaaaaataatagttccattaaaaaaagaaaaaaaatcataaattggATCGAATAAAACTACAAAAAAGTTTACGATACTTCATCGCAAGTAATACGAAAATTTATGTAATCAATCGAAAGTTTAAAATTACGTGAAAATATTCCTAGATAAAATCGATGAGTGAATTGGAAAGATTATTTCCATCCTTGAAAAAAGATCTGGAAAGGTATGTCGTGTTTTCCTAAAATTCCTTACAAGTATCcttcaatattttctacatTCTTGGTGATtgaatttctcgatcgattatttcgaaGCATTAGTAAAAAAAACACGCAAACTTCGTTGCCCTCTCCGATGACCTCGGatatgagagaaaaagcgGAAATCGCAAGAGATGAGCAGAAACCCGTCGTTGTTAATGCTGTTGTCGAGGAACGCGAGAAGTATCTCGAATCcgagtacgtacgtaataaaaaagtagatCAACTTGCGTTCGAGTAAGGGTTATTGCTTACGGTTGTCGTTTCTCTGTCGGTCAGATTCTTCAACGACAAGAGAGAAGTTCACTCAATGAAAGAAGAGGACAACAAGACCATCAAAATAATCTGTATGAAATTAAACAAGTATTTGAGTTTTCGAATTCTCAATCGTAGGAACatcaatttgaaatttttcgcCGGCACTAAAAGCATAAGGTACGTAAGAGACAACGtcgacaataaaaataagatcaagattaatctaataatattttacgtcGCAGGATAGAACTAGGAACGATATTAGATTATAACAAGAAATTGAAATCCTATCACGAGGATGCTATAGATTGGAAAAAAGTTGTACAGAGGTGAGCGATTACACGAGTCCACGAATATTGTACCATCGTTAtgtttatagaatttttaagataatatttttcaaaaagatcgaacgttctttctttttttttacttttcttgcAGATGTAGGTTTCAAGATTCTTGGGAAAAAAGTGTAAGAACCGATAGTCTCCACAATTTGTCACGAGAAATGGAATATGTTAAAAGATGCGCCAGACAACGTAAGATTATGTTAGAAAAATACAAGCCCTGATTCAGAAgtacgtaaaaataatttttctctaccGTTATTTGTAAAagcaatgaaataaaacttgAGAAAATTTGTCAATGTTTTAAAATGACTTCTCAGTATCTGCTAATTGAATTTCTTAATACATCAACATATTTTTAACACAACATACGTACCTTAATGAGCACTCGAGATGAATTTCCCACCTTTCCCATGGCACGATATTACCCAACGAGCTATAACATCTCTCTATCGACTCTTACAAGGTAAAGGAAATTACCATGAGAAGGTCGTTACCGTAAGACCTTCCACATTGTCTATCCTCGCTCGTAAAGCAACAGCATTTCCAGCGATCCtcagtatatataatgttctcCCAACAAAGTCTGTTGTTGTATGTTAAATTTACTATACCATCTAATTTCAGTTGAATTTTCCCATATCCATCGATTAAAAGTTTTACACCGTTTAACCAATCAAAATGTTacaattaagaaattaattaattgaaaaattaatcaaatacaattgatttaattaatcgatgaaaCTAATCATTCATCGATGATTAAAAACggtaatatttgttttatggTTTAATGATTCCATTTCTAATCAATGGTTTATCctctttttacataaaatattcaaaattgtttatatatacatatataaatatatatgtatgaatgtataatatgtatgtatatacaaaccCGTAATAGtatttacatgtatgtacatgtacatgaaattcttctttcattcatcaaacagatgaaaattttaatttcttatcaacattaataattacgGATAcaattgcttcttttttttttaattggaaCATTTAACGCTTAATCAAATTTGATTCCAATTTTGAGTATAGTACAAAGGTCGacgggaaagaaaaaacacgaaCGCCGAGGTAGACgtatagataaaaatgatcaatgtaattaaaataattatcaaataatcgaGAATATAATGTCTCGTACACGCGCATCCACCCTTTCGTTTGTGACGCGTGTAGTAcaacacatacgtacgtacaataAATGTGATGTCAGCTCTTTCGCGAGTATCGATCGCgcgcaaaaaaagaaaagaaaaaaaaggaaaaaaaaatagaaatgcatgtttcttcttcgtacAATATATTCGTTCGTAATGTAATGTGTATCGTGTGCTTTTCTCGGTCTTTGTTTTTCAacttaaattaaagaaaaaaaaaaaaaacaaaaacaaaaagaacaattaataaaaactgtCTGTCACGTGTGTATGGGGGTGTGCTTAAAACACATACGTAATACAATATTCCCTCGACGCgggaatatttttcttgttatctTCTCGTTATAACTTAAAcgttaaacgaaatatataaaaagagaggatacgtaggagagaaaaaagatcgagatgtcgagaaaaaaataaaataagttagggttagatcgatcgatgggTGAGgatgaaatgagagaaagagagacaaagagaaaaaagagaaagtatgtatgtatgtatgtatgtatgtatgtatgtatgtatgtatgtatgtatgtatgtatgtatgtatgtatatgtgtacgtgtatttttattaagaataaacTAAAGATAACGAagacaaaataaatagaaaattcttaaataataagaGGTCGCCTAACGAGGCGAACTTCGATGAGCTTTTCGCGATGGCGACAAATCGTGAAGCTTGCGACACGTCCTGAGCTACGATGAGGATGatacgaaattatttcaagtGAAACAAGAGAGATACGATTTGATACACGTGtatgatacgtatatacaggttgtttcatttttaaaccgaatacttaaatattttccttgGAACGAgttggtattaaaaaaaataaaaaaaaataaaagagaaaaagacaaagttgCATTCGAAGAGAGAATTCACGATGACACGTGGaagtccttttttttattctacctcgtctcgatgtaaaaaaaaaaacaacgataTCCCCgagtttatttttgttgtaaGAGCTAtcgttttaacaaaaatatattccatcAAAAAGAATACCGATGATCTTGATAtctcgaaggaaaaaggaaaaagatttatctcagaaaaaaaatacaattttacatGACagcctttctctcttcgaacgATGCAAATTCGTTCagttacattttctttcgtactaCTCTAATCAGGAGCAACAATTAGGCGTTCgatttaaaatgaaacatcaagtatatgtatgtgtatatgtgtatatgtgagtGGGTgagtgaatatataaataataagggGTGCACGGGTGATGGTCGGAAGCGCAGGATTTTGTGCGAATTTCAATTGAAAGTCTGGAAGGACAATCCGATAGCCTGCGAATTATGTACAATGTCCTTCGAAAACTAAAGTAGTCGATACTCTTGCGATCTTACAAATTCATTGGCAAAATCGCAGGTGTATTAACCACTTGACGTGGAAGATGACTCGCTCTGCGATAAACGCTATCTCGATTACTTTCGTACTCGAGCGATCATAAAAACGATCTATTATCTCAtctatacgaaagaaaaaagaaaaggaaagaaaaagaaaaagaaagtgcaTATCTTCGACCTTCGTTGAGGAATACGTCAATAAATGGAAAACGTTTGATCTAACTTTAGTTTCTCATAAGGTGTAACTTTAACCAAAGGACGTTCCCATTCTCCGTTTTCTCCGTCGATTAACACGAGAAATTTGGTCAGGATACGAACGAGAAAGTTTCCTCCAACTTGAAAAGTCGATATGATCGAATGTCTACTCGAAGTATCCCGATATCTCTGCGGAGAATTTGATCGTACgggaatagaaaaggaagaaaaaagagaaagagaaagagagaaggagaaagagagaagaagagagcaaGAAGGAAATAGATAGGAATCCTGATTTCGAGGGAAACGATTCGATAAGCGACGAATATGAAGAAacgggagaagaagaaaagggatagaaagaaataaaaagaataaggagAAGGAATCCTCGATGAATTTCGAGTCGTGAACGAAATAACGTCTCGACGAGCGGTCCCAAGGGTGTCCTTTCCTTTAGGATCGTCGACGTTCCCTCCTTCCAACGTAAAGGTCCTTATTCGAGGTCCTTAAGTGGTCTGACGCAAGAACGCCTCTTCTCAATTGGCGACCTTGATGAACTCGGGATTCGGTACGGTACAATTTTCAGTAGCGTATGCCGGATGAACGAAGGTGCTTCCAATGCCAACGTTCTTCCGATCGACGGAACGTACCCTGACGAATAGGAAAGCAGCTACGAGAGAGGCTACGACGACAACGAGTAGCAACATCACTAAACCCCCAACGAAGCCTGGTAAACTCATACAAATCGTTTCAGGATCGGTCGAGGCGCTAGCGTTTTGTATTACTACTGTGGTGTCATTGTTCGAATTCGTCGTGCCCAGTGCAAAATTCACGTCACCGGGCGCAACCACTTGGATTATTCTCGACGTGTTCACGTCTGTCATCTCTTGGGCAGCTCGCTTGTACACGTGATTCGTGACTAGAGTGACGGTATGGTAGAAACTCTGAAACGTCAAATTTATAACTTGGTAATGTTTACATTTGAAATCgcttaaaagtaataaataaatcgattggaTCTGATCAAACAAATTATACAATGCGCTTTCGTTTGATCGAAtgaatatcgttattatttagatAAGTGGATAGagctaagaaagaaaactggATATAAATCGTTGACGTTTCGACAGATTAGAATAACTTACGTCGTCGTCTTCCTCTAGACGATCGTGCCTTCGTCTTCGAGCTCCCCTAAGCTCTGCTGGAAAACCTTCGACCGACCTCGGTCGGCCTCCGAGGGTGGCTAGGTTACCCTCGAGCTCCTCCGAGCCAGCCGTGCCTTTTCTTTTAACCGTTTGATAAGCTCCGACTGGATGACCGGGCAGAGGAGGTGGAGGGAGATGAATGTTATCATGAGGACTTTGAGGTGAACTACTCGCGGTCGCATCGCCAGGCGTCGAACTTggcgacgatgacgacgttTGTGCTTGAGGTGCTGGGACCACGTCTGGGTTGGGCTCGCTGATcgattcgaaaggaaaaaaaaaaaagagagacaacgtTGTTATCGACGTTAAAACTATCGATCTCagttatgaaaaaagaaaaagattaacgaTAACAAAATGCGATGAGTTTTTtccattataaaatttatgcgtatatcaaataaataccTAAATAGAACTTCTCTATTACCTGAAAGCACCAGCTGGTCCACTAGGATGCCTGGGATCGGGATAAGCGGGTGGTACACTGTACTCCGGCAACGGGGGTTGTCCATATTCGGAGGACACGCTTTGGTGAGCCGGAGTGCCGTAATCCTGAGACAACGGAGCAGCAGGTGCTCCATATTCCAAGCCCGGATGACCGCACTTCAGTTCGGGGCAATTGTAACGGCAGACTTGGATCACGCATTGGAAGTGAACGTTCATACTGTCGGGGAATTTGAAGGCTTGGAAATAAGCGAAACTAACGACGGAAGCACTCGGCCCGAAGTTCTTCACTTTATGGAACCTTTAAATCAAAACAATAACGACGTTATCGACGTTTTTGTCGTTACGTACAAATCGCGATCAGATATCGAAGCAAGGAGAGGATGacgatattttatagaataatatccTACCTGGACATGATCTTTGGCCTGACGACGCAGCCGTACTGATCGACCAGCTGAATCGGTGCTCTCTTGCCGTCATGGGCAACACAGTTTCTGACCAgcatatcgaatttattttctacgtcCTTGATAGCAAGTACCATGGTCATGGTTTGTCCGATCTTAACGATACCCGAAACCTCGCTAGCCCATGGTCCTTTACCCACTTGTATTTGCATCCAACATTGTAGATTATCTCCAAGGAAGTTAGCTGTTACAGCGTGCAACATGTCGACTTGGAACGGCCTAAAATTAACTTGCTTCTCGTAGTAATCGTACCACGTGCAACGAAGTTTCCTGGCCTGATCCCAAACTTCTTGAACGTAACGATCGTACTGAACGATGATCGTGTTCTCAACGTAACTACCCGATGGCGTAGGTGCTCCATAAGCAGCTACGTTGTGATTGGCGGATGATGTCATGCCGCATGAATTCAAAAAGATCTCGAAAGTTGCGCTCAAATGACCGGTCCCTGGTTTGAGATGAACGCAATGGGGGTCCGAATAAAAGCCCTTGCTGAATATCATCCCATAAAAGGGCCGATCGAACTCGATGTTAACACGCATATGCGTTTTCTCGCATTGCACCTGTAGATGTTTTATCTGCGGTGTATCCGGCGAAGCCAAAGGCCAATTCTCTTCTGCACCGTGCGATGTGGGTGGTCCATATTGTGCAGGTGGACCATACACCGATCTGTGCTCCAATGGCAACGCGCTACTGTCGACGAGCGGTGCCTCGCATTTTACATCCTGGAAATTTAATACGTGCATTTTTATGTACGATATCCTGCATGTACATGcctatgtatttttaatatttaataaatatatttatttttttctacaactcaatatatgcatataactgaatatatataataaatgaaatatgttcGATTGATTAACGATTgattaaaacaaataagaaattaagTAAATATACGTTTTATCGTATCTGTTACAAACGTAACAAATATcttagtataataaaatttgtaaatgaaaCTTTATAGAACTgacatatatttctctataaatTCTGATAAGATAAATTTCATAGTACCGCTAACTTGCATAGCCACTGTCTCGAATGCCCTAAACCTACACGACACGTCCTAAAAATCCGCTCGACGCATTTCGAAATACACATGGCTATTATAACGGCAAGTAAGCCGGTCGAGTCAATAAAAATTTAGGTAAGACGCGTTAAGGACCTCTCTTTCGAAGAGGGACGATCGCGTGGAAATGGACAAAGCGGAGCAGGAACTGACATTAAGAATTCAGCGAACGTCACCGGCCATTGCAACCTTTCGCGGAATGCCAATCGAACTTGCGTGTCACTCGTTGTTCGAGATTCTTTGGAATTCTCTTCTGCCGACCTTGACGACGTGTCCCACGCGAATTTGACGATCTAGACATTTTTATAGGtcaaattgaatttcttttcaagcATCGTTCCCTAATTAATAActctttcaaaataataataaattaaataaatagcaAACAAACCTTATAGAAAACTCTAAATAAATCTAGAACTGCACTATTTGGATTGACTGATATCATTCGAGTTTAATCTTCGTTTTGCTGATGCATTTCTCATAATCCCGAATGAAAGACAAACAATCTCCTTCTAAAGCAACGAGATCAACGGAGATTTACGTCGAGTTCATTAAACGCGATACCGTAGCTTTCATTGGCAGTGGTAAAGCGTTTTGTCAGGCACTATCTAGCGGAGTGAGTCACTCTAATGTGGAGCACGACTGTAACTGTTTGCTAGTGCTCTTACCCTTAGATAGAAAAGGCCGCTTTTCTAGACACGTACTTTCCAGCCGAGGTAGTAGCTCGTCCGCACGCGCCCGACGATTAGACCGACTCTTTACGAAGTTTCCAAAGAAAAACGAGTTCGACTCGTTCCCGTCGCTttcggaaaagaaaatacgtagagatacac contains:
- the LOC127065350 gene encoding uncharacterized protein LOC127065350 isoform X1; its protein translation is MKARWRNLIWIDDMYTVFTPGGKDIVGITRKPQIIAVFDSLCNGVILDENGITRLSYNQIGGIWRDNPGGLPFLWTWSSNVEEPIIENVYSIKSMSELERLFPSLKKDLESISKKNTQTSLPSPMTSDMREKAEIARDEQKPVVVNAVVEEREKYLESEFFNDKREVHSMKEEDNKTIKIICMKLNKYLSFRILNRRNINLKFFAGTKSIRIELGTILDYNKKLKSYHEDAIDWKKVVQRCRFQDSWEKSVRTDSLHNLSREMEYVKRCARQRKIMLEKYKP
- the LOC127065272 gene encoding cuticlin-4; this translates as MERTWRSIRKTAFILLLPLLLLADVKCEAPLVDSSALPLEHRSVYGPPAQYGPPTSHGAEENWPLASPDTPQIKHLQVQCEKTHMRVNIEFDRPFYGMIFSKGFYSDPHCVHLKPGTGHLSATFEIFLNSCGMTSSANHNVAAYGAPTPSGSYVENTIIVQYDRYVQEVWDQARKLRCTWYDYYEKQVNFRPFQVDMLHAVTANFLGDNLQCWMQIQVGKGPWASEVSGIVKIGQTMTMVLAIKDVENKFDMLVRNCVAHDGKRAPIQLVDQYGCVVRPKIMSRFHKVKNFGPSASVVSFAYFQAFKFPDSMNVHFQCVIQVCRYNCPELKCGHPGLEYGAPAAPLSQDYGTPAHQSVSSEYGQPPLPEYSVPPAYPDPRHPSGPAGAFSEPNPDVVPAPQAQTSSSSPSSTPGDATASSSPQSPHDNIHLPPPPLPGHPVGAYQTVKRKGTAGSEELEGNLATLGGRPRSVEGFPAELRGARRRRHDRLEEDDDSFYHTVTLVTNHVYKRAAQEMTDVNTSRIIQVVAPGDVNFALGTTNSNNDTTVVIQNASASTDPETICMSLPGFVGGLVMLLLVVVVASLVAAFLFVRVRSVDRKNVGIGSTFVHPAYATENCTVPNPEFIKVAN
- the LOC127065350 gene encoding uncharacterized protein LOC127065350 isoform X2, with amino-acid sequence MYTVFTPGGKDIVGITRKPQIIAVFDSLCNGVILDENGITRLSYNQIGGIWRDNPGGLPFLWTWSSNVEEPIIENVYSIKSMSELERLFPSLKKDLESISKKNTQTSLPSPMTSDMREKAEIARDEQKPVVVNAVVEEREKYLESEFFNDKREVHSMKEEDNKTIKIICMKLNKYLSFRILNRRNINLKFFAGTKSIRIELGTILDYNKKLKSYHEDAIDWKKVVQRCRFQDSWEKSVRTDSLHNLSREMEYVKRCARQRKIMLEKYKP